A stretch of Nitrospiria bacterium DNA encodes these proteins:
- a CDS encoding EamA family transporter, with translation MTPTATLIWLGNILFDTAGHLSFKAAATGGEERNGFRRWAVLLSDRWIWMGLAAFVAEFMLWLAFLSLVPLSQAVLVGSVNILAILLGGRLLFGERLTGRRIAGSLLIAAGVVWVGWG, from the coding sequence ATGACGCCGACGGCGACCCTGATCTGGTTGGGCAACATCCTGTTCGACACGGCCGGACATCTGTCGTTTAAAGCGGCCGCGACGGGGGGGGAGGAACGGAACGGGTTCAGGCGCTGGGCCGTCCTGTTAAGCGATCGATGGATCTGGATGGGCCTGGCCGCGTTCGTCGCGGAGTTCATGCTCTGGCTGGCGTTTCTTTCTCTCGTCCCGTTGTCGCAGGCGGTGCTGGTCGGCAGCGTCAATATTCTGGCGATCCTGTTGGGCGGGCGGCTCCTTTTCGGTGAGAGGCTGACCGGTCGCCGCATCGCAGGCTCGCTGCTGATCGCGGCGGGCGTGGTTTGGGTCGGGTGGGGTTAG
- the acpP gene encoding acyl carrier protein, with protein sequence MESTDLIEERIKGRLAEKFQKNASDILSESRLVQDLGLDSLDTFELLFELENEFNIGIPTADALAFVRVQDVVSYIQNKTKPA encoded by the coding sequence ATGGAATCCACAGATCTGATCGAAGAACGAATCAAAGGCCGATTGGCCGAGAAATTTCAGAAGAATGCTTCGGACATCCTGTCCGAATCGAGACTGGTCCAGGACCTCGGGCTGGACTCGCTGGACACTTTCGAACTCCTGTTTGAGTTGGAAAACGAGTTCAATATCGGGATTCCCACCGCGGACGCGTTGGCGTTTGTCCGGGTTCAGGACGTGGTTTCCTACATCCAGAACAAAACGAAGCCGGCGTAG
- a CDS encoding alpha/beta fold hydrolase, with amino-acid sequence MSHPFETKEAALARMPGARRTDLFMPAQSSTLVYLIHGVTGTPLEMKYLALKLSRQGRDVYLPTLPGHCLGLRDMLRSDEEDWLRHVQMQLAFCREHYQRLIVGGLSAGALFALEASTAIPLDGVVVLSPTFFYDGWNSPWTLSLLPFGIKRLPAFLQYFFFHIDGYPYGIKEPALQSRIREAYHPLYRLRAFLRRFRSETPRLPQRSNSTEAVGYPIFFLKTLADLDRLYEKVKGNLHRVTAPTLILQSREDDFTGPRNAELVYRTIRSADKRLVLLDDCYHVITIDKQRDLVAEEVSKFIESCVGLFEDSEMPALRS; translated from the coding sequence ATGAGTCATCCCTTCGAAACGAAAGAGGCGGCGCTGGCCCGCATGCCGGGAGCCCGGCGCACCGATCTCTTCATGCCGGCTCAATCCTCGACGCTCGTTTATCTCATTCACGGCGTGACCGGAACCCCCCTGGAGATGAAGTATCTGGCGCTGAAGTTATCCCGGCAAGGCCGGGATGTCTATCTGCCCACGCTCCCGGGACATTGTTTGGGGTTGCGGGATATGCTGCGGTCGGACGAAGAAGACTGGCTGCGACACGTTCAGATGCAACTGGCCTTCTGCCGGGAGCATTATCAGCGTTTGATCGTGGGGGGCTTGAGCGCGGGAGCGCTTTTCGCGCTGGAGGCCTCGACCGCGATTCCGTTGGATGGGGTCGTCGTTCTTTCGCCCACCTTTTTTTACGACGGTTGGAATTCCCCGTGGACGTTGAGCCTTCTTCCGTTCGGGATCAAAAGGCTTCCGGCCTTCTTACAATACTTTTTCTTTCATATCGACGGGTATCCGTACGGAATCAAAGAGCCGGCCCTGCAAAGCCGGATCCGTGAGGCCTATCATCCTTTGTACCGGCTGCGGGCCTTCCTGCGCCGTTTTCGGTCCGAGACGCCTCGATTACCCCAACGGAGTAATTCGACCGAGGCCGTCGGATACCCGATTTTCTTTCTAAAAACCCTGGCGGACCTGGATCGACTGTATGAAAAAGTGAAAGGAAACCTCCATCGGGTCACGGCGCCGACCTTGATCCTTCAATCTCGAGAGGATGATTTTACCGGCCCTCGGAACGCCGAACTGGTTTATCGGACGATTCGTTCGGCCGATAAAAGACTGGTGCTCCTGGATGATTGTTACCATGTCATCACGATCGATAAGCAGAGAGATCTTGTCGCGGAGGAGGTTTCAAAATTCATCGAGTCGTGCGTGGGATTGTTCGAAGACTCGGAAATGCCCGCGCTCAGGAGTTAA
- a CDS encoding glycosyltransferase codes for MTTVLNFNGRDRVMVLAPHPDDETLAAGGLLQIAIAAGAPVRVIFVTDGENNPWPQRALERRWRIGPDERIRWGRRRRAEVRSAFAVLGVPEDNAVFLGYPDQGLTPLLMSGRNDLVTALTREIEAWRPTKLAIPSELDGHPDHSAFAVLASFALARLTPDRSGLMPIRYLIHCPRSRPPERSGFLLPVAPSVRARKREAILRYASQLLLSRRRFLSYAADHERFMAAADPIDRDDAHPVRFAAVENKTLRLKWAMRMRPTLRGRAVLYLAGDDPSGRALRLSIALPRRPAGVADVRDGVSGAVIACARLYGNRRRGEVLLPLSLFPPVQKMFVKLESRPGFFDEAGWREVPIHRPRGGVVSEPSVRGGAIQCRPVICCVIPCYNVAALCEAVVREAAAHADHVIAVDDGSTDGTGEVLHRIQAEGGGRVRVVSFPVNRGKGGALLEAFRLAISEWPFDLLVTVDGDGQHRPADIPRLVRAWKEKGASLVIGERVQFGAMPLRSRIGNTLTSALLRRLYPESPLDTQSGLRALDRNFVREVVQSVQGRRYETEMKILLLALGHHRRIGTVPIQTVYLNGNRSSHFRPVLDSLRIYWVLFNGRRPVPESDPCSEKAL; via the coding sequence ATGACGACGGTTTTAAATTTCAACGGCCGGGACCGGGTGATGGTCCTTGCGCCTCACCCCGACGATGAAACCCTGGCCGCGGGCGGGCTCCTTCAGATCGCCATCGCCGCGGGCGCGCCGGTCCGCGTGATTTTTGTGACCGACGGGGAGAACAATCCCTGGCCGCAACGGGCCCTGGAGCGCCGCTGGCGGATCGGGCCCGATGAACGGATCCGTTGGGGCCGGCGTCGGCGGGCCGAGGTCCGCTCGGCGTTTGCCGTCCTCGGCGTTCCGGAGGACAACGCGGTCTTTTTGGGATACCCCGATCAGGGCTTAACCCCCCTTTTGATGAGCGGCCGGAACGATCTTGTGACCGCGCTGACCCGGGAGATCGAAGCCTGGCGTCCGACGAAGCTGGCGATCCCTTCGGAGCTCGACGGCCATCCGGACCACAGCGCGTTCGCGGTGCTGGCGTCCTTTGCGCTGGCCCGTTTGACGCCGGATCGGTCCGGGTTGATGCCGATCCGCTATCTGATTCATTGTCCCCGTTCGCGGCCGCCCGAGCGGAGCGGCTTTTTGCTTCCGGTGGCCCCTTCCGTCCGGGCGAGAAAGCGCGAGGCGATTCTCCGCTACGCGAGTCAGTTGTTGTTGAGCCGTCGGAGGTTCCTCTCCTACGCGGCGGACCACGAACGATTCATGGCCGCGGCCGATCCGATCGATCGGGACGATGCCCATCCGGTGCGGTTTGCGGCGGTGGAGAACAAGACGCTGCGCCTAAAGTGGGCGATGCGGATGCGTCCGACCTTGCGGGGCCGTGCGGTCCTTTACCTGGCCGGGGACGACCCCTCCGGCCGCGCGCTCCGGCTTTCGATCGCGCTGCCCCGACGACCGGCCGGGGTCGCCGACGTGCGCGACGGCGTCTCCGGGGCCGTGATCGCCTGCGCCCGGCTCTACGGCAACCGGAGGCGGGGCGAGGTCCTGCTCCCGCTTTCCCTCTTTCCTCCCGTTCAAAAAATGTTCGTCAAGCTGGAATCCCGACCCGGGTTCTTCGATGAGGCCGGATGGCGCGAGGTCCCGATTCACCGCCCGCGGGGCGGGGTTGTCTCCGAACCGTCCGTCCGTGGCGGGGCGATCCAATGCCGGCCGGTGATCTGCTGCGTGATCCCCTGCTACAACGTCGCCGCGCTGTGCGAAGCGGTGGTGCGCGAAGCCGCCGCTCACGCCGATCACGTGATCGCGGTGGATGACGGTTCAACCGATGGAACCGGTGAAGTCCTGCATCGAATTCAGGCCGAGGGCGGCGGGCGGGTCCGGGTGGTTTCTTTTCCGGTCAATCGGGGCAAGGGCGGCGCGCTTCTCGAGGCGTTCCGCCTCGCAATCTCGGAATGGCCGTTCGATCTGCTGGTCACGGTCGACGGCGACGGTCAACATCGTCCGGCCGACATTCCCCGTCTCGTGCGCGCGTGGAAAGAAAAAGGCGCGTCGTTGGTGATCGGGGAACGGGTCCAATTCGGGGCGATGCCTCTCCGGAGCCGCATCGGCAACACGCTGACGAGTGCGCTGCTGCGCCGGCTCTACCCCGAAAGCCCGCTGGACACCCAATCCGGTTTGCGCGCACTGGATCGGAACTTTGTGCGGGAGGTAGTGCAGTCTGTTCAGGGGCGGCGCTACGAGACGGAGATGAAGATTCTCCTGCTGGCGTTGGGACATCATCGGAGAATCGGCACCGTTCCGATCCAGACGGTTTATCTAAACGGCAACCGCTCCTCCCATTTCCGGCCGGTTCTGGATTCGTTGCGGATTTATTGGGTGCTTTTCAACGGGCGACGGCCCGTTCCGGAAAGCGATCCCTGTTCGGAGAAGGCCCTTTAG
- a CDS encoding glycosyltransferase family 39 protein encodes MVTQLLPVRVNRTVASQTIADADSNAAISRGERGLIAAFFTMTLFWRVVYVFRYRFNSDEPQHLHVAWGWTRGLLQYRDVFDNHTPLFHLLFAPLVGVLGERPDVLLWMRLAMIPLAVLSLWATYRIGLKLFSRRTGLWAAVFTGLLPGFFIYTVQFRTDVLWATLWLLALDVLLQGPPTSSRSFFGGLLLGAALSVSMKTILLLAALGVALLSTRALAPNVRRDTRDPGPGRLAAAALAGFVLVPLGLALFFAVQDAGAAFFYGAVVHNLVSGLGSRPANSGRVLLLVFMLPPLGWAARTIAHRAPDPAIGARRAVVFLAAGLYFLAVHTFWPVFSAQDHLPFYPLLVVLLTPSFLAVAGFRKAQEGRTGPARPWLDAAAPAAVAVAELVFLLAAVPVWRDGTRDEVGLLTDVLRLTRAEDPVLDLKGETVFRSRPFYYALESVTQARLRQGLIVDDIPERLIATRTCVTIADVGLFPVRGRAFLEENYLPVGRLRVAGRLLASHIDGTGPIAFEIEIPARYSMISDAGAAAGGLDGRPYEGARFLDRGHHEFRPSAGTGRLAVVWAQAVERGYLPFPVQKRSL; translated from the coding sequence ATGGTAACGCAACTCCTCCCGGTCCGGGTGAATCGTACCGTGGCTTCTCAAACGATCGCGGACGCGGATTCGAACGCCGCGATCTCAAGAGGCGAACGGGGCTTGATCGCGGCGTTTTTTACGATGACGTTGTTCTGGCGCGTCGTCTACGTCTTCCGCTATCGCTTCAACTCGGACGAACCCCAGCACCTGCACGTGGCCTGGGGCTGGACGCGGGGCCTCCTTCAATACCGAGACGTTTTCGATAATCACACGCCGCTTTTTCATCTTCTCTTCGCGCCGCTCGTGGGCGTTTTGGGCGAGAGGCCCGATGTCCTGCTCTGGATGCGACTGGCCATGATCCCGTTGGCCGTTCTGTCGCTTTGGGCCACGTACCGGATCGGTCTCAAGCTCTTTAGCCGCCGGACCGGACTCTGGGCCGCGGTGTTCACCGGACTGCTTCCCGGTTTTTTTATTTACACGGTCCAGTTTCGAACCGATGTTCTTTGGGCCACGCTCTGGCTCCTGGCCTTGGACGTTCTGCTTCAAGGGCCGCCGACCTCCTCGCGAAGCTTTTTCGGCGGCCTTTTGTTGGGCGCCGCGTTGAGCGTCTCGATGAAAACAATCCTGTTGCTGGCCGCGCTCGGCGTCGCGCTTTTGTCAACGAGAGCGCTCGCTCCCAACGTCCGGCGGGATACCCGGGACCCCGGCCCGGGCCGATTGGCCGCGGCGGCCTTGGCGGGATTCGTGCTGGTTCCCCTGGGGTTGGCGCTGTTTTTTGCCGTCCAAGACGCCGGCGCGGCATTCTTTTATGGTGCGGTGGTCCACAACCTCGTTTCGGGCCTGGGGTCCCGGCCCGCGAATTCCGGTCGAGTCCTTCTCTTAGTCTTCATGCTGCCGCCGCTGGGATGGGCGGCGCGGACGATCGCGCACCGGGCTCCCGATCCCGCCATCGGGGCCCGGCGTGCGGTTGTCTTTCTCGCGGCCGGGTTGTACTTCTTGGCGGTGCACACCTTCTGGCCGGTCTTTTCGGCCCAGGACCATCTCCCGTTTTATCCGCTTCTTGTTGTCCTTCTGACGCCGTCGTTCTTGGCCGTCGCCGGCTTCCGGAAAGCTCAAGAGGGAAGGACGGGTCCGGCACGTCCGTGGCTCGACGCGGCGGCGCCCGCGGCGGTCGCTGTTGCGGAGCTGGTATTTTTGTTGGCGGCCGTTCCGGTGTGGCGGGACGGGACGCGCGATGAAGTGGGTCTGCTCACGGACGTCCTTCGATTGACCCGAGCCGAGGATCCCGTCCTCGACCTGAAAGGCGAGACGGTGTTTCGTTCCCGTCCGTTCTATTATGCGCTGGAGAGCGTCACCCAGGCGCGGCTCCGGCAGGGACTTATTGTCGATGACATTCCCGAGCGGCTGATCGCCACCCGCACCTGCGTGACGATCGCGGACGTCGGTCTCTTCCCGGTCCGCGGCCGCGCTTTCCTTGAAGAAAATTATCTGCCCGTGGGCCGCTTGCGCGTGGCCGGGCGGCTTCTGGCCTCTCATATCGATGGAACCGGTCCCATCGCATTTGAAATCGAAATTCCGGCTCGGTATTCCATGATCAGCGACGCCGGCGCCGCGGCGGGCGGGCTGGACGGCCGTCCCTACGAAGGCGCGAGGTTCCTCGATCGGGGGCATCACGAATTTCGGCCATCGGCCGGAACCGGGCGGCTGGCCGTGGTATGGGCCCAAGCGGTGGAGCGGGGCTACCTTCCTTTCCCGGTCCAAAAGAGGTCGCTATGA
- the fabF gene encoding beta-ketoacyl-ACP synthase II, with protein sequence MGKAVPRVVLTGLGVVSPIGSGKEAFWAGLMEGRSGIRTIQRFDVSSYPSQIGGEVPDFRPEDYIPVSKIPKMATVTRYAMAAAKMAVEDGQIDFSGIDRTRAGVVIGTGMGGMGIYEVQLRTLFETGNPRRVHPLSVPLATSNAAAAEMAISYGLKGHNITISTACSSGGNAIGQGLDLIRSGRADMIMAGGTEACLLPGVLAAFCSLRTLSVRNDAPDRASRPFDKNRDGFVLGEGAGVVLMETLESAERRKASMYAELVGYGCACEASHMVSPDVSGAEQARAMRLALEDGEVSPWEVDYINTHGTSTLLNDAVETRAIKSVFGRHAHDISMNSTKSMIGHTIGAAGAIEAIVCALTLQRGRIHPTVNIETPDPECDLDYTPNQARARPVQVALSNSFGFGSNNACLVMRAIS encoded by the coding sequence ATGGGCAAGGCGGTGCCGCGGGTGGTTTTAACCGGATTGGGCGTGGTTTCTCCGATCGGCTCGGGCAAGGAGGCCTTTTGGGCCGGCCTGATGGAAGGGAGGTCCGGAATCAGGACCATTCAACGTTTTGATGTCTCCTCCTATCCCAGTCAAATCGGCGGGGAGGTTCCGGATTTTCGTCCGGAGGATTACATCCCGGTTTCCAAAATACCGAAGATGGCCACGGTCACCCGGTATGCCATGGCCGCGGCAAAAATGGCGGTCGAGGACGGACAAATCGATTTTTCCGGAATCGATCGGACCCGGGCGGGGGTCGTGATCGGAACGGGGATGGGCGGAATGGGGATCTATGAAGTCCAGCTGCGGACGCTGTTCGAGACCGGCAACCCTCGCCGCGTGCATCCGCTGTCGGTTCCATTGGCCACATCCAATGCCGCGGCGGCCGAGATGGCCATCTCGTACGGACTGAAGGGCCATAACATCACGATCTCCACCGCGTGTTCCTCGGGCGGCAACGCCATCGGACAGGGACTGGACCTCATCCGATCCGGCCGGGCCGATATGATCATGGCCGGTGGAACGGAGGCCTGCCTCCTGCCGGGGGTGCTGGCCGCCTTCTGTTCCTTGCGAACCCTTTCGGTTCGAAACGACGCCCCGGACCGGGCCAGCCGGCCGTTTGACAAAAACCGGGACGGGTTCGTCTTGGGAGAAGGCGCAGGCGTCGTCCTTATGGAAACGTTGGAATCCGCGGAGAGAAGAAAAGCCTCGATGTATGCGGAACTGGTCGGTTACGGCTGCGCCTGCGAAGCTTCCCACATGGTCAGCCCCGACGTGAGCGGGGCGGAGCAGGCCCGGGCCATGCGCTTGGCGTTGGAAGACGGAGAGGTCTCGCCTTGGGAGGTGGATTATATCAACACCCACGGCACCTCCACGCTGTTGAACGACGCCGTCGAAACGCGGGCGATCAAATCGGTGTTCGGACGGCACGCCCATGACATCTCGATGAACTCGACCAAGTCGATGATCGGTCACACCATCGGCGCGGCCGGTGCGATCGAAGCCATCGTCTGCGCGCTCACCCTCCAGCGGGGAAGGATTCATCCGACCGTGAACATCGAGACGCCCGATCCGGAATGCGATCTGGACTATACGCCCAACCAGGCCCGTGCGAGACCGGTTCAGGTCGCTTTATCCAACTCCTTCGGTTTTGGAAGCAATAACGCCTGTCTGGTCATGCGGGCGATTTCGTAA
- a CDS encoding DegT/DnrJ/EryC1/StrS family aminotransferase has product MRRFFLTGLIILMVFDTAAQIGFKFAAVAAAPAGFDAGWLGRLLVEKWIYLAVLGYLGAFATWMTLLRHAPVGPAFAASHLEIVSVLLFSVLVLGESLSGAQALGSLLILCGIGLLTPRGERERKEKVEPRRWRELPPTAGLPLRWRDFLPMRGAGLDFETAFARFLNVPAVQVECSGTACLLIALETLKRLSTRRTVVVPAYTCPLVPMAVARAGLRIRLCDTRKDRFDLDPDALSAVCDSDTLCIVPTHLGGAAADLAPTLEIARRVGAAVVEDAAQSLGAVWQGRFVGTIGEIGFYSLARGKGLTLYEGGVLVSRDASLRRALAETARGLVPPRPLFEWVRLTQLIGYRLGYHPAALRLTYGFPLRYWLKKGDPARAVGDTFNRDIPLHRMGAWRKRIGAAALQRFPVAVLENAERGRRRAKRLENVPALRVINDSPPDGGTWPFLTVLFETNEACDLALSRLWTSGLGVTRLFIHDLTGYPDLRGIVSAGPMPNASSLAERCLTITNSAWLSENEFSRICNILADATSNPAAGSKLISH; this is encoded by the coding sequence ATGCGCCGGTTTTTTCTCACAGGGTTGATCATTTTGATGGTCTTCGATACCGCCGCCCAGATCGGGTTCAAGTTCGCGGCCGTGGCGGCCGCTCCCGCCGGCTTCGACGCCGGATGGCTGGGCCGCCTCCTCGTCGAGAAATGGATTTATCTCGCGGTCCTCGGTTATCTCGGCGCCTTCGCGACCTGGATGACGTTGCTCCGACATGCCCCGGTCGGCCCGGCCTTCGCCGCTTCCCATCTCGAGATCGTTTCGGTCTTGCTGTTTTCGGTCCTGGTTTTGGGAGAATCCCTTTCCGGGGCTCAGGCCCTCGGGAGTCTTCTGATCCTGTGCGGGATCGGGTTGCTGACGCCGCGGGGCGAGCGCGAGCGGAAGGAGAAGGTCGAGCCGCGGCGGTGGCGCGAACTGCCGCCCACGGCGGGCTTGCCGTTGCGATGGCGCGATTTTCTTCCGATGCGCGGCGCGGGGCTTGATTTTGAGACCGCCTTCGCCCGGTTCTTGAACGTTCCGGCCGTTCAGGTGGAATGCTCCGGCACCGCCTGTTTACTCATCGCGCTGGAAACCCTCAAGCGCCTCAGCACCCGACGCACGGTGGTCGTTCCGGCCTATACCTGTCCGCTGGTTCCGATGGCCGTCGCGCGCGCCGGGCTCCGGATCCGGCTCTGCGACACGCGCAAGGACCGGTTCGATCTTGACCCGGACGCCCTGTCGGCCGTTTGTGACTCCGACACCCTTTGCATTGTGCCGACCCATCTCGGGGGAGCGGCCGCGGATTTGGCTCCGACCCTGGAGATCGCGCGACGCGTCGGCGCCGCCGTCGTGGAAGACGCGGCGCAGTCGCTGGGCGCCGTCTGGCAGGGCCGGTTCGTCGGAACGATCGGGGAGATCGGGTTTTACAGTCTGGCCCGCGGCAAGGGGTTGACGTTGTACGAGGGGGGCGTTCTCGTGTCGCGCGACGCGTCGTTGCGAAGGGCGCTTGCGGAGACCGCCCGCGGACTCGTTCCGCCTCGGCCGCTTTTTGAATGGGTCCGCTTGACCCAGCTGATCGGGTATCGACTCGGATACCATCCGGCCGCCTTGCGGCTGACCTACGGGTTTCCGTTGCGTTACTGGCTGAAAAAGGGCGATCCCGCGCGTGCGGTGGGTGATACTTTTAATCGGGATATCCCCCTGCACCGAATGGGCGCTTGGCGCAAGCGGATCGGAGCGGCGGCCTTGCAACGGTTTCCGGTGGCCGTGTTGGAGAACGCGGAGCGGGGCCGTCGGCGGGCCAAGCGCCTGGAGAATGTTCCGGCGTTAAGGGTCATCAACGATTCACCCCCGGACGGCGGGACCTGGCCGTTCCTGACGGTTTTATTCGAGACGAACGAAGCCTGTGATCTCGCGCTCTCCCGTCTCTGGACTTCCGGGTTGGGCGTGACCCGTCTCTTTATTCACGATCTGACCGGCTACCCCGATCTACGGGGGATCGTGTCCGCAGGGCCGATGCCCAACGCATCCTCCTTGGCGGAGCGCTGTCTGACGATCACGAACAGCGCCTGGCTTTCGGAAAACGAGTTCTCGCGGATCTGTAATATCCTTGCGGACGCGACGTCTAATCCGGCCGCAGGATCGAAATTAATTTCTCATTGA
- a CDS encoding aminotransferase class III-fold pyridoxal phosphate-dependent enzyme, protein MKLRQEEAELRRLEAKYCSYGDTVHYASSPKFFKAAEGSFLYDRESRPYLDLQMWYSAVNFGYRNKEISQRLKEQIETLPQLACQYLHEEKVLLAAELARECGRAFGREGRVQFNVGGSQAVEDSMKLVRNATGKSLFMAFMGGYHGRTLGASEITSSYRYRRRYGHFSNRAHFVPFPYCFRCPYGKKLESCDYYCVQQFEKLFETEYQSFWDSKAQEPEYVAFYVEAVQGTGGYVIPPPEYFPRLSKVLEDRKILMVDDEIQMGFFRTGKFWAIEHFGVKPNIVVFGKAMTNGLNPISGVWAEERLISPEMFPPGSTHSTFSSNPLGTTAALATLEWIRHQNYEKTVAEKGAYFLARLEELKSRHRVIGNVSGLGLALRIEVTQADRYTPNKALVDQIFEAGLEGGIPTSRGPMGLVLDVGGYYKNVFTLAPSLEISKEEIDLAVELLDVLFKKYATEAP, encoded by the coding sequence ATGAAATTGCGTCAGGAAGAAGCGGAGTTGAGAAGACTGGAAGCCAAGTACTGCTCCTACGGCGACACGGTTCATTACGCGTCGTCCCCCAAGTTTTTTAAAGCGGCGGAAGGAAGCTTTCTGTACGACCGCGAATCCCGCCCTTACCTCGACCTCCAGATGTGGTATTCGGCCGTCAATTTCGGATACCGGAACAAGGAAATCAGCCAGCGCTTGAAAGAACAGATCGAGACGCTTCCGCAACTGGCCTGTCAGTATCTGCACGAAGAAAAAGTGTTGCTGGCCGCGGAGCTGGCCCGGGAGTGCGGTCGGGCCTTCGGTCGGGAGGGGCGGGTCCAGTTTAACGTCGGCGGCTCCCAGGCGGTCGAGGATTCGATGAAGCTGGTCCGCAACGCGACCGGCAAGAGCCTCTTCATGGCCTTCATGGGCGGCTATCATGGGAGGACCTTGGGGGCCTCCGAGATCACCTCCAGCTACCGGTACCGTCGTCGCTACGGGCATTTTTCGAATCGCGCCCACTTCGTTCCGTTTCCCTACTGCTTCCGATGCCCGTACGGGAAGAAGCTTGAGAGCTGCGACTATTACTGCGTACAGCAATTCGAAAAACTCTTTGAAACCGAATACCAATCCTTCTGGGATTCCAAAGCCCAAGAGCCCGAGTACGTGGCGTTTTATGTGGAAGCGGTGCAGGGAACCGGCGGCTACGTCATCCCGCCGCCGGAATATTTTCCGCGGCTGTCGAAGGTTTTGGAAGACCGGAAAATCCTCATGGTGGACGACGAGATCCAGATGGGCTTCTTCCGAACGGGGAAGTTTTGGGCCATCGAGCATTTCGGCGTAAAGCCCAACATCGTCGTGTTCGGAAAGGCGATGACCAACGGATTGAACCCGATCTCGGGCGTCTGGGCCGAGGAACGGCTGATCTCGCCGGAGATGTTTCCGCCGGGATCGACGCATTCCACCTTCTCGTCCAACCCCCTTGGAACGACGGCGGCGCTGGCCACGCTGGAATGGATCCGGCATCAAAACTATGAAAAGACCGTTGCGGAAAAAGGCGCCTACTTCCTGGCGCGGCTCGAGGAATTGAAAAGCCGCCATCGCGTCATCGGCAATGTTTCCGGATTGGGGCTGGCCCTTCGGATCGAGGTGACCCAGGCCGACCGGTATACGCCCAACAAGGCGCTCGTGGACCAAATCTTTGAGGCCGGCCTCGAGGGCGGGATTCCGACCTCGCGTGGACCGATGGGGCTGGTGCTGGACGTGGGCGGGTACTATAAAAACGTGTTCACCCTGGCCCCGAGTCTTGAAATATCAAAGGAGGAAATCGATCTGGCCGTCGAGCTGCTCGACGTTTTGTTCAAGAAATACGCGACGGAGGCGCCATGA
- a CDS encoding GNAT family N-acetyltransferase produces MSQPSGSPASGLETDQSVASPCSARETESDGVYFNLLEPASLVEAFLKNPPVGFSPLEIRSSDRRTPAFVTSFDLLTTLDPHVKRVVKPILDFGGLGRFLKPRTLFVGTTVSEYLLYPSRNDSGAWISDWQEQAAAQDVSFLILKDLPLNSPLLTPDENKRADDVRNQCRQAGFQVLAGQALAFVPIEFASIDEYLRGLSHSRRKDIRRKLRKRSEIEVVEIPLGDPVFSDEAFVRRLYDLYLNVYRQSEIHFDQLSLPFFDAVLRRPAGGGIVFVYRHRGKMIGFNLCFIYRNNLIDKTIGLAYPDAREWNLYFLSWIFNLEYAIRHGLRFYIAGWTDPEVKTALGAGLTFTQHAVYPRSPLLRAGLRRLRRFFETDRNWADRGRDRSRRGAPEGTS; encoded by the coding sequence GTGTCCCAGCCGTCCGGCTCTCCCGCATCCGGGCTCGAGACCGATCAAAGCGTCGCTTCGCCGTGTTCGGCTCGCGAAACGGAATCGGACGGAGTCTATTTCAACCTTCTCGAGCCGGCGTCTCTCGTGGAGGCGTTTTTGAAGAATCCGCCGGTCGGATTCAGCCCGCTGGAAATCCGGTCGTCCGATCGCCGGACCCCGGCTTTCGTGACTTCCTTCGATCTTCTGACCACGCTGGACCCGCACGTCAAGAGGGTCGTCAAACCGATCCTGGATTTTGGGGGTCTGGGCCGCTTCCTGAAACCGCGGACCCTTTTTGTCGGAACGACCGTGTCCGAATATCTTCTTTATCCGTCGCGGAACGATTCCGGGGCCTGGATCTCGGATTGGCAGGAACAGGCCGCAGCGCAGGACGTTTCGTTCCTGATCCTGAAAGACCTCCCGTTGAACTCTCCGCTCTTGACGCCGGATGAAAATAAGAGGGCGGATGACGTCCGGAACCAATGTCGGCAAGCCGGGTTCCAAGTTCTGGCCGGACAGGCGCTGGCCTTTGTTCCGATCGAGTTCGCTTCGATCGACGAATACCTCCGTGGCTTGTCCCACTCCAGACGAAAAGATATCCGCCGGAAACTGCGGAAGCGGTCCGAAATCGAGGTGGTGGAGATTCCCCTCGGAGATCCCGTCTTTTCGGACGAGGCGTTTGTCCGCCGGCTCTACGATCTCTATTTGAACGTCTACCGACAGAGCGAGATTCATTTCGATCAACTGTCCCTCCCGTTTTTTGACGCGGTTCTTCGCCGCCCCGCGGGCGGGGGAATCGTTTTCGTCTACCGGCATCGGGGGAAGATGATCGGATTCAACCTCTGTTTCATTTATCGCAACAACCTGATCGACAAAACCATCGGGCTGGCCTATCCCGACGCGCGGGAATGGAACCTCTACTTTCTCAGCTGGATTTTTAATCTGGAGTACGCGATCCGGCACGGCCTGCGCTTCTACATCGCGGGATGGACCGATCCCGAGGTGAAGACGGCGCTGGGCGCGGGGTTGACCTTCACGCAGCACGCGGTTTATCCCAGGAGTCCGCTTCTCCGGGCCGGTCTGAGGAGGCTGCGGCGCTTTTTTGAAACGGATCGGAACTGGGCCGACCGGGGGCGCGACCGGTCCCGCCGCGGAGCTCCGGAGGGGACGTCATGA